Proteins from a genomic interval of Burkholderia cepacia GG4:
- a CDS encoding glutathione peroxidase, producing MSTLYSFSAETLAGEPASLDAYRGQVLLIVNTASECGFTPQYAGLQKLYDQYAARGFFVLGFPCNQFGKQEPGDATQIGAFCERNYGVTFPMFAKIDVKGDHAHPLYRYLTDEAPGILGLKAIKWNFTKFLVDRDGRIVKRYAPSTKPEEIAADIDKLL from the coding sequence ATGTCCACCCTGTATTCGTTCAGCGCAGAGACGCTCGCCGGCGAGCCGGCGTCGCTCGATGCGTATCGCGGCCAGGTGCTGCTGATCGTCAACACCGCGAGCGAGTGCGGTTTCACGCCGCAGTATGCGGGCCTGCAGAAGCTGTACGACCAGTACGCGGCGCGCGGCTTCTTCGTGCTCGGCTTCCCGTGCAACCAGTTCGGCAAGCAGGAGCCGGGCGATGCCACGCAGATCGGCGCGTTCTGCGAGCGCAACTACGGCGTCACGTTCCCGATGTTCGCGAAGATCGACGTGAAGGGCGATCACGCGCATCCGCTATACCGCTACCTGACCGACGAGGCGCCCGGCATCCTCGGCCTCAAGGCGATCAAGTGGAATTTCACGAAATTCCTGGTCGACCGCGATGGGCGGATCGTCAAGCGCTACGCGCCGTCGACGAAGCCCGAGGAAATCGCGGCGGATATCGACAAGCTGCTGTAA
- a CDS encoding DUF2866 domain-containing protein, translated as MLKQYGEAPSGRLYNLRGCRVSEPIVQPWGGGCRIVEWIDDEGRLARRVVSEDVTEAEVAAAIRRPTEGRRYLMGDDEQLPRDTLPRR; from the coding sequence ATGTTGAAACAGTATGGGGAAGCGCCGAGCGGACGCCTTTACAACCTGCGCGGCTGCCGCGTATCGGAGCCGATCGTCCAGCCCTGGGGCGGCGGATGCCGGATCGTCGAGTGGATCGACGACGAAGGGCGCCTGGCGCGCCGCGTCGTATCCGAGGACGTGACGGAAGCGGAAGTCGCCGCAGCGATCCGCCGGCCGACCGAAGGACGCCGTTACCTGATGGGCGATGACGAGCAGCTGCCGCGCGATACGCTGCCGCGGCGTTGA
- a CDS encoding ATP-binding cassette domain-containing protein, which yields MIRFNQFSLARGTKPLFESASFALNPGEKAGLIGANGAGKSTLFSVLRGELHSDAGDFAMPPSWRIAHVSQETPAVDRSALDYTLDGDTALREIEARIAAASAAHDGAAEADAHAAFADADGYTAPARAEALLLGLGFTLAQTRESVASFSGGWRMRLNLAQALMCRSDLLLLDEPTNHLDLDAIVWLEDWLHRYAGTLVVISHDREFLDSICNVTLHLENRQVKRYGGNYSQFEVLRAQQLALQQNAYEKQQKTIEHLQSFVDRFKAKATKAKQAQSRMKALEKMELIAPAHIASPFTFEFRTPDAAPNPMMVMEDVRCGYHADDGADIPIVDRVALSIQNGQRIGLLGANGQGKSTLIKTLAGTLAPLSGQVRDGKGLTIGYFAQHQLETLREDDSPLAHLARLAPDTREQELRDFLGGFNFSGDMATSPVGPFSGGEKARLALALIIWQKPNLLLLDEPTNHLDLETRHALTMALAQFEGTLILVSHDRHLLRATTDQFMLVAKHRLQPFDGDLDDYRDWLLQHAAEQRAAAKADGAAAAGADPGVNRKDQKRQAAEERQRLSQLKKPLQNRVTKLEREMETLHAEKARLDAFVADPASYEAARKTELTDAIRKLGEVNTRLETVEADWLAVQEELEQIG from the coding sequence GTGATCCGTTTCAATCAGTTCAGCCTTGCGCGCGGCACCAAGCCGCTGTTCGAGTCGGCCTCGTTCGCGCTCAATCCCGGCGAGAAAGCCGGCCTGATCGGCGCGAACGGCGCCGGCAAATCGACGCTGTTCTCGGTCCTGCGCGGCGAGCTGCATTCCGACGCAGGCGATTTCGCGATGCCGCCGTCGTGGCGGATCGCCCATGTGTCGCAGGAAACGCCCGCCGTCGACCGCTCGGCGCTCGACTACACGCTCGACGGCGACACCGCGCTGCGCGAGATCGAAGCGCGCATCGCCGCCGCATCGGCCGCGCATGACGGCGCGGCCGAAGCCGACGCGCATGCAGCCTTTGCCGACGCCGACGGCTATACCGCGCCGGCGCGCGCCGAAGCGCTGCTGCTCGGCCTTGGCTTCACGCTCGCGCAGACGCGCGAGTCCGTGGCCAGCTTCTCCGGCGGCTGGCGCATGCGCCTGAACCTCGCGCAGGCGCTGATGTGCCGCTCCGACCTGCTGCTGCTCGACGAACCGACCAACCACCTCGACCTCGACGCGATCGTCTGGCTCGAAGACTGGCTGCACCGCTACGCCGGCACGCTCGTCGTGATCTCGCACGACCGCGAATTCCTCGACTCGATCTGCAACGTCACGCTGCACCTGGAAAATCGCCAGGTGAAGCGCTACGGCGGCAATTACTCGCAATTCGAAGTGCTGCGGGCGCAGCAGCTTGCACTGCAGCAAAACGCATACGAAAAGCAGCAAAAGACGATCGAGCACCTGCAGAGCTTCGTCGATCGCTTCAAGGCCAAGGCAACCAAGGCCAAGCAGGCGCAAAGCCGGATGAAGGCGCTCGAGAAGATGGAGCTGATCGCGCCCGCGCACATCGCGTCGCCGTTTACGTTCGAGTTCCGCACGCCCGATGCCGCGCCGAACCCGATGATGGTGATGGAAGACGTGCGCTGCGGCTACCATGCCGACGACGGCGCGGACATCCCGATCGTCGATCGCGTGGCGCTGTCGATCCAGAACGGGCAGCGCATCGGTCTGCTCGGCGCGAACGGCCAGGGCAAGTCGACGCTGATCAAGACGCTGGCCGGCACGCTCGCGCCGCTGTCGGGCCAGGTGCGCGACGGCAAGGGGCTGACGATCGGCTATTTCGCGCAGCACCAGCTCGAAACGCTGCGCGAGGATGATTCGCCGCTCGCGCATCTCGCGCGGCTCGCACCCGATACGCGCGAGCAGGAACTGCGCGACTTCCTCGGCGGCTTCAATTTCTCGGGCGACATGGCGACCAGCCCGGTCGGCCCGTTCTCGGGCGGCGAGAAAGCGCGGCTCGCGCTCGCGCTGATCATCTGGCAGAAGCCGAACCTGCTGCTGCTCGACGAGCCGACCAACCACCTCGACCTCGAAACGCGCCACGCGCTGACGATGGCGCTCGCGCAGTTCGAAGGCACGCTGATCCTCGTATCACACGACCGCCACCTGCTGCGCGCGACCACCGACCAGTTCATGCTGGTCGCGAAGCACCGGCTGCAGCCGTTCGACGGCGACCTCGACGACTACCGCGACTGGCTGCTGCAGCATGCCGCCGAGCAGCGTGCCGCGGCGAAGGCCGACGGCGCGGCCGCGGCGGGCGCGGATCCGGGCGTCAACCGCAAGGATCAGAAGCGTCAGGCGGCCGAGGAACGCCAGCGCCTGTCGCAGTTGAAGAAGCCGCTACAGAACCGCGTCACGAAGCTCGAAAGGGAAATGGAAACGCTGCACGCGGAGAAGGCGCGCCTCGACGCGTTCGTCGCCGATCCGGCGAGCTACGAGGCCGCGCGCAAGACGGAACTGACCGACGCGATCCGCAAGCTCGGCGAGGTCAATACGCGGCTCGAAACGGTCGAGGCGGACTGGCTCGCCGTGCAGGAAGAACTCGAGCAGATCGGCTGA
- the radA gene encoding DNA repair protein RadA yields the protein MAKQKTVYVCSECGGQTPKWQGQCPSCQAWNTLVESVAESPAAHRFQSLAKRAPVQRLVDIEAADVPRFSTGIGEFDRVLGGGLVPGGVVLIGGDPGIGKSTLLLQSLADIASERRALYISGEESAAQIALRAQRLALLDGGAPADELKLLAEIQLEKIQAAIDAERPDVAVIDSIQTVYSEALTSAPGSVAQVRECAAQLTRIAKQSGTAIIMVGHVTKEGNLAGPRVLEHIVDTVLYFEGDTHSSFRLVRAFKNRFGAVNELGVFAMTERGLRGVANPSALFLSQHEQVVPGSCVLVTQEGTRPLLVEIQALVDTAHVPNPRRLAVGLEQNRLAMLLAVLHRHAGIACFDQDVFLNAVGGVKITEPAADVAVLLAIHSSMRNKALPKGLIVFGEVGLAGEIRPSPRGQERLREAAKLGFTAALIPKANAPKQPIEGLNVMAVERIEQAIDRVRDLE from the coding sequence GTGGCCAAACAGAAAACCGTCTACGTCTGCAGCGAGTGCGGCGGACAAACTCCGAAGTGGCAGGGGCAGTGCCCGTCATGCCAGGCCTGGAACACGCTCGTGGAATCGGTCGCCGAATCGCCGGCCGCCCATCGGTTCCAGTCGCTCGCGAAGCGGGCGCCCGTGCAGCGTCTCGTCGACATCGAGGCGGCCGACGTGCCGCGCTTCTCGACGGGCATCGGTGAATTCGATCGCGTGCTGGGCGGCGGGCTGGTCCCGGGCGGCGTCGTGCTGATCGGCGGCGATCCGGGCATCGGCAAGTCGACGCTCTTGCTGCAGTCGCTCGCGGACATCGCGAGCGAGCGGCGCGCACTCTATATCAGCGGCGAGGAATCGGCCGCGCAGATCGCGTTGCGCGCGCAACGGCTCGCGCTGCTCGACGGCGGCGCGCCGGCCGACGAACTGAAGCTGCTCGCCGAGATCCAGCTCGAAAAGATCCAGGCCGCGATCGACGCGGAACGGCCCGACGTCGCCGTCATCGACTCGATCCAGACCGTCTATTCCGAGGCGCTGACCTCGGCGCCCGGCTCGGTCGCCCAGGTGCGCGAATGCGCGGCGCAGCTCACGCGCATCGCGAAGCAGTCCGGCACCGCGATCATCATGGTCGGGCACGTGACGAAGGAGGGCAATCTGGCGGGTCCGCGCGTGCTGGAGCACATCGTCGACACGGTGCTGTACTTCGAGGGCGACACCCATTCGTCGTTCCGGCTCGTGCGCGCGTTCAAGAACCGCTTCGGCGCGGTCAACGAACTCGGCGTGTTCGCGATGACCGAGCGCGGGCTGCGCGGTGTCGCGAATCCGTCCGCGCTGTTCCTGTCGCAGCACGAGCAGGTGGTGCCGGGTTCCTGCGTGCTCGTCACGCAGGAGGGCACGCGCCCGCTGCTGGTCGAGATCCAGGCGCTCGTCGATACGGCCCACGTGCCGAATCCGCGCCGGCTCGCGGTCGGCCTCGAGCAGAACCGGCTCGCGATGCTGCTCGCGGTGCTGCACCGGCACGCGGGCATCGCGTGCTTCGACCAGGACGTGTTCCTGAACGCGGTGGGCGGCGTGAAGATCACCGAGCCGGCCGCCGACGTCGCGGTGCTGCTCGCGATCCATTCGTCGATGCGCAACAAGGCGCTGCCGAAGGGCCTGATCGTGTTCGGCGAAGTAGGCCTGGCGGGCGAGATCCGGCCGTCTCCACGCGGGCAGGAGCGGTTGCGCGAGGCGGCGAAGCTGGGTTTCACGGCTGCGCTGATCCCCAAGGCGAACGCGCCGAAACAGCCGATCGAAGGGCTGAACGTGATGGCCGTCGAGCGGATCGAGCAGGCGATCGACCGCGTGCGCGATCTCGAATGA